In Mixophyes fleayi isolate aMixFle1 chromosome 3, aMixFle1.hap1, whole genome shotgun sequence, the genomic stretch GGCCCCCACAGTAGGAGATTTAACAGAGTTCTAAATTTACTGTTATTCTAAAACTTATTTATTCTATGTAAAAACACTTTCTTTGTAAATCTGTctcataaaaatgttttattatctaGCAATTATATCAAATCCTTTGTGTTCTACACAGATGAATGGGATGGGGAAGCTTGAACATCCTTCTGGAGCGGTTTATGAAGGAGAAGTGACTGACAACATGTTTCATGGGAGAGGCACTTACACATTTCCCGATGGAGCTCGGTATATAGGAAACTTTACTCAAAACAAGTAAGCTGAATACTGAGCATACACACAACTTAACCAGACACTGGGAAAATAAAAGCCACTGTGCCCATAAGAAAGTGAATTTGCCTGGGGAGTTGTTAATAATGCATGTGATATGTCTCACTTTGTGCTTAAGTTATACTGTGGTTATAATGGAAGAGATCAGAGGCGGTTCTTGATTTTTCCTGTAGAAAGTAATCAGTTTAATCAGTTTAAGAATGTGTGTAGCAAATTCCTGGAATGGGTCATGGGAGAAGAGTATAagacagtggattccaaactttttcagttgaaggcacccttagggtctcccaaattttttgaaggcacccctaagccaatataattaccaagtagccccccACCTTGCTTctactggccctggccgaggcacccctgtgagatctccaaggcaccccaggaagcctaggcacacagtttgggaaccactggtataagaGATTAACTCAGGTATACTGATttatcatatatatctataatataaatgcttagtggcgtgtattagtctgtctgtgtgtgtaaaaaataaaaccaagctgaagcgccacctgctgggcggagttatacactgacctactaaattcttagcgtgtgtggaaaaaaaaattcagaaagggctgaaatttggtatactaagatgtttttaatttgttaatttaatttgttaattgttaaaagtgtttataaatatttaaaaaaaatatatatatatttcttgaaggagaagtgacagttgggagtggttggtggttgccgggggtgacagtggggagtggttggtggttgccgggggtgacagtggggagtggttggtggttgccgggggtgacagagtgaaaggagtgtgatactcaggaccgctgagagagatccctgtgtctggatagacatgtGGACAGATGTgtcgatgaaaatgaaggatgaggtgatggagaagaatgatgaggtggtgacatgtggacaaaaccatgttaaaaaagggcgcttacgtcgggaagtaacgctcttcccctgaggaggcctgggctatggcccaaatgcatgacaagaacctttttaacaccttaagtagcttgatttgactagaatgcatgagtatcatgcacgggttaacttgtatgtatatatatatatatatatatatatatatgtaaagaattattttctttatttaattccaCTGGATAATTACAATGAATAAACAATAGAATATGGATGGCATACCAGTAAtacctggttgctataggcaacatctccacttttcaaacccactggaaactcgcagtttaataaatttaccccttggggtCCTACACCACCTGGACAAGATCTTAAATTGAGCCCTGTCCACTGAGACACTGAGTGAGCAAGTGTGCATTATCTGGAAACTTTTGGGGCAATCATTTTCATATATGGGCCCTGGGAAGTCCCTATTCCAGGCCTCCACAAATCGAGACGTGGTGTGAAACATAACTGATTGTATCTTGTAAAGTTTTGAGAGGGCCAGAGTGGAGAAGCACAGTGTCTCAAATGAAGACAGCTCACTTccgatattttttattttaggtaGACCCTAACAAAAAGTGTCTGAGCTGTAAGTATGCCTGGTGTTCATGAGTTGAGAGGGAAAATTTCTCCTAGAAGGAAGACATGCACACACTGTCTACCTACTGCCCACATGTCACACTCCTGCCTGAGTCCATGCCCCCAAATTTGGGCCGTAGCCCAGTTGGAAATGGGTAATTGACAATGAGGACAACCTGAGATGAAATGTCCCTGTGAGTTCTAAGTTTCCTTCAACATTCTAGGGTGGGCATAATTATCTGTTGTCTAATTCTAGGGACTTTTAGAAGCCATGGTGAAATAGTTACTGACATATAAGTGAAATTATTTTCCACTTTTGTCCATTGCTTTGCACCATCCAATCAGGTCCACTCCATTATTCTGGAAAGTATTATTGCATGATAACATCATAAGAACAATCACAATTGTAAGTAAAAAATTCCAACTTGTATTCCTTCTTGCTAAGCTTCAGGCCACTAATATCAGAGTCAAGCCAAATTGCTCTTTACAGTGCTTCCATACAGGGCATGAAGAATAACAAAGACAGTGGGCACCCTTGTCTAGTTCCGTTTGTAATTTCCACTGTGTTAGAAAAAATACCTTTAATCCTGATCCTGTAGGATGTCTATATAGTACTATAGTACTAGAATTGTATTTAGACAGGAAGAGCCCAACACCACTGTCAGAAATTGTCAGTCTACTCTGTCAAAAGCTTTGTCTGCATCTGTTGATAGCAGAAGGGACTCTACCTTGTTTTCCGAGATGTAATGAACGAGATCTATAACCTTTGTGGTATTGTCACATGCCTTTCTTTCCTGACACAAAACCTTCTTGATCATTATGGATTAATTCCAGCAATAGGGGGGGTTTAAGAAGGTTAGCCATAAGATTTACAAGTAAATTAACATGTATATTTATTAGAGTTATAGGCCTATAGCTGGAGCTCTGGGAAGGGTTCTTCTTCTTTTTGGGGAGCACTGTGATATGATTGTTTTGAGACCTCATTAAAATCtttgagaggaagaggagtcAATTCGTCCTTAAAGGTTTTATAACACTTGATGGAAAACCCATCATCACCCTTTCTTTCAGGTGAGGATTTTATGACCTCCCCTAATTCTTGTCTAGTGAAAGGTTGTTCTAGGGATACCTGAGTTTCCTCTGAGATCTTTAGAAATTCTATAGTTTTGAGGTAATCTGCTACTGTCTCCTGTTTGGTTTGGGCTGTTTCCAGGGTATCCTGGAAATAGGATCCAGATATTTTTATTGATCATTTTTCAATCCAAAAACTGATTAATAAAACCTTCCCCCTATGTGCACTAAAAGGGGAGAAGTTGTGGGTTAACACAAATGATCATCCTGGTTCCTAATTGgtatttttatatactgtttcctttatacttatgtttctatgttttttaatgtttattaaaatgtttaaattttaaCACATACTGACGAGTATTATTATATGGTGGCACCTTGGAGTTCGAATGAATGGGATGCGCTTCTTTAAAATCCTCCTTTTTTCTTGTTGTCTTTTTTGAGCAATAAGGTTGTAGCACAACAACCTTATGAGGAGCAGCaatcaattaaaacaaatattgggCATCCTGtggatttgtttatatttatatgtctatatttatttaacaccGGAGGTATTATATTGATTTGTCAGCGTTCACAGTGATATTCCCTGTTGTGGATATATCAATATCTGCTCTCACTAGTAACCTACACAGCTTATTTCCCCATTGAAAATATCTGATTTTGCCCTTGTGGAAGTCTAGTTTCATTTTGTCGATAACAACTTGTTGAAGGCTGACCTAGTTTCTGCTAGCTCCTCATAAACGTCTTTCATGGTTCATTTTGAGCATTTGTATTTGTAGTAGTAAGGCTTCCTTTTGGGCCTCCTGTTTATAAGTAATGTGCCTAACTGAATATACTTCCCTCTCACCACACACTTAAATGTCACCCAAAGTGTCACCTTAGAGGTCTCCCCATTATCGTTCAGAGAGATGTTTTCATACAGTGTGCCCTTTAGTTGAGCCTTACAGTAAACATCTTCCAGTAGAAGCTCACTCAAGCATCACATCCAATCCCTGGGATGGGCGCGTGAATTTTCTTTTATGTGAACACATGTAAAACTTTTAGCTACATTCACTTAAATGGTCTTCTATTCCTTTGGTTCCAGGGTCTCCATCTACCGTTTTATTTTATGCAGATTCTTGGGTCCCATGCCAAGCCCCGTATTTAGGTTCCCAAACTTCTCTTATACCATGGAGGGAGAGCTATGCAATGGGGCAAGGTTGATTACGAATTTTAGATCCCGATTAGTCCAGCAAGATGAAACTTGGAATCCAGGAAAAGGAGTGAGGCCGAATTGTTTCACCATCAGGGACATCTTGGATTTTCTGTAAACGAGTTAAACAATTGGATACTTGAATCTCAAGTTCGTAGAGATAACAATATAGTTGTAATCAGTTTGAAGCATAGCACTCTCTGATGTGGAGGAACCCACAATAAAGTTAAAATTGAGAGATAATTGGCTATCTTTGATGCAATCTCCATGCTCACTGTAGTTGAAGGTGGAGAGTGACATTAGTTTATGAGATTGCCATCGAAATGGGAAATTAGCTGCaagatgattttttttgtctGAGGATGAAGGATCAGGTCTAAAATctcattttttttatcagcatttattttaaagttagATACATTGCTGTATATATGGATTTCCTATAGTACATTAGGGAGGGAGTCTAGGCGTGGGTAGTTTGTCTAGGAGATCATCCATGTACAATGCATCCTTGTGTTTACAAGGGCCAACTTTGACTCCAGAAATGTCTCCAGCACCTCTCTGACTGAATACAATGAAGAGAGGTACTTATGGTGCTCACTGTCTCAGAAACCCCTAGATAATCAGTACACACATCACATAAATATTCCAGGTGGAAGTCCAACATACCACCACTTAGGCTCTGTTTAGTAAGATCCATTTACTTCCCCGGCAGCGGTCCATTTTGTAACCCAGGAGAAAAGTTCCAATGGTGACGTTAATAGACTCTTTGACTGCAGAGATGATAGGAAGTGCTCACTTACCATCCTCAAGCCTTAGGCCTGTGCCTATGTTGCCATAATAGTAAAACGACATAGGTGTCAAATGCAGGTGGAACCCCTGTTGAGCCCTTGTACAGTGTAAAATTTTGCAGCAGATGTAGCCATTTAGTAGATGACACCACTGCATTGAAACAAGTTTGTGTGACCTTTGTTTGGTGTagaggtgtgtttgacaccacaCCCTATCTGCCTCAGTTTGACAGAAGCCTCATATCACTTCTTTGTAGTACTGAGGAATCCTGCTTCTTCCAATATCTCACTCCCAGCATGTTGCTTCCTGGATGCCTTCATTCATCATGACACTGTCCCTGACACATGAAAACCTTCTCTCACTAAGAAACACAAGTGGACAGATAACAGTCTCCCATAAGATCAGGACACCTTATTCtgacatactctgtgctgctgtgcacATTGTGCCACTGGTTTGCTTAGTTTTTAGGTTGTTTTATCCTCATTTCAAAACTGGTTCCACAGAGACATACAGGGGAGATTAAGACTGATAACATAAAAGTGTTCTGACCCTAGATAAATGCACACTAAGAAGTATGTTTTCCAGATAGTGCCACTAATCTCAAGAACGGCAGGGGTTTCAACAGCCCccataatattttaatttgagAATGTCAGAATTATTAGTACGTCCCCTTTAAAGACACGATCATTATATTTTGCAACAAATTAAGTGCAATTAATCTACTCACTTTGATTAATATGTGTTAATTTTAGAAATCATCCTCTTAACCTAAGAAGTAGAAACACTACATTAGCCAGTTAATGAACACAATTAATCTCCTTACGGATGGCTCTgtcttctaattttattaatctgCGTCTCAAAAACTGTCTgctgtttagaaaaaaatatttatataatttatttacttttcagCATATCACCCACAGGCAGATATAGAAAAATGAAGAGCAAAACTAATAGGTTGTTAAAGCCATTACAGTTACATGCCATGTTAATAGTTGTAGAGGATGACAGTACCTaagtttattgttttttgtttatagaGTTTTTTCAAGATAATTGGATTTTTATTGAGGGTTGATCTTCAGGCAGTAAAGTCTTATAGATATTTTTCAAGTACTGGATTATTCCAAGCAAGTCACCAGTTGGGGCGGGCATGGCGGATATTGGTACAGCTGAAACACTAACGGCACACTAGCTGTGTTGACATCAAAATGATTTGTACAACATTTACAGATATAAAGATGCTTCAGTACTTGAGTGTAATTAAACATATTGCTCATAATCATCCCATACTTACTGAGCAGGGTAGCGGTGACAGGTTTCAACTTTTAATAAACAAGCAAAAATTTCTGAATTACAACAAATGATAGTCCCTAAGAGGTAAAAAGATCAGTAATACTAAGTCTATTATTCCATAAGTGACATGGAATATGCACAGTTAAAATGAGTATCATACATCCAAACTGTCGCTCCTTTTTTGTCCAAATTTTTCTATACACCTGTCCATGCGTATTGCCCCATTGTTAGGTTTCTGTCTCGTATAAATTAACTACTTCACTGgcttctaaaaatatattttgcttcatAATTCTTTCATCTGTGGTTTTATTAACAATGTTTTAAAGTTAACTCTTTTCGTGCTGTTTGGCGTATGTTAAATTTGTTCtaattgttttaaattaaaatctcTTTTCTGTTGTTAGTTTTGCTAACTAGTTTTACATGAATGGTCTTTCATCAGGCAGTAGCTGTTTACGGTTGGTCAGTGGCACAAAATACATTGCAATGCTTTTCTGGACCAGCAGCTTACATCGGGCAAACTTCAGCGCATTGCATGAAAGACAAGCAAGCATAGTTGTACTTGTGCAGACAGATAAATACACAATTCTGCCTGTCAAATACTGTCTTATTTCTTTACCTGTGTGTCTTTGTTATTGTGCTAACCgctatactgcattatcttttGTCATGTACCTATTGCATTACTTGCCATTACCATGCTACTTACTGTCAGGAGcggcggcggccgcgggcaccgccgtaACTCACTTCCTTCTGGttctggcatcccggccgtctccatgacgaccacagcgtcacttcctgtttctctGCCCCGActgttgccagggcaacagccgggCGCCGAGTGTCCTGTTAGCACGCCCCGGCAGCACTGGGCAGCCGGGTGTGTGCGCTGAAGTGtatacagcctgtgggctgattaatggcAAGAGGCAATTTATGAATTGGTGAGGTCCTGAGGattgttacagggcaaagccctgattggctggttCAAATATTTAAGGCAtggagggtttagcctccctgccggttatagcgtggacttaccctgtttgctgacctgctcttgtcctgttcctgcttgtccccgttcctgtggatactctgcctgtttTCTATTGGACctgctgttgtgaccctttgcctgtaccttggaccctgcctgcttgcctgtgaccctgaccctttggcctgtatcttggactctgctggtttgcctgtgaccctgacccttggcgagTTATCTGACCATGCTatcttgcttgtgacccctgacctcggcttacgccTACCATCTGTTACCATCTACTCTGCCTCCCCTGGCCTGCCACTGCGGTATTGAATAACGAACTTGCACTATGCTAGGAGTTAAGtgctgggggcatccaagtacctgtgagcacataaagctctacgggaaaggcggctgctataggtgttctgttctgcaagttagttATCAAACCGGCAGCCTAACACTTACCTATCGTAACCATGCTGATTTACGTGCTGTATCCATGCTGTTTTCTGCCATTACCGTGCTGTTTTACCTATCGTTACCACAATGCTTTACATGTCGTTACCGTGCTGCTTTACCTGTCGTTACCTTACTAGATTACCTGTCGTTACCGTGCTGCTTTTCCTGTTGttaccatgctgcttttcctgTCGTTGCCGTGCTGCTTTTCCTGTCGTTACCGTGCTGCTTTTCCTGTCGTTACCGTGCTGCTTTACCTGTCGTTACCGTGCTGCTTTACCTGTCGTTACCGTGCTGCTTTACCTGTTGTTACCGTGCTGCTTTACCTGTCGTTACCGTGCTGCTTTTCCTGTTGTTACCGTGCTGCTTTTCCTGTTGTTACCGTGCTGCTTTTCCTGTTGTTACCGTGCTGCTTTACCTGTTGTTACCGTGCTGCTTTACCTGTTGTTACCGTGCTGCTTTTCCTGTCGTTACCGTGCTGTTTTACCTGTCGTAACCTTGCTAATTTATCTGCTGTATCCATGCTGTTTTTGGCATTGCCGTGCTTTTACCTGCCATTACCGTGCTGTTTTACCTATCGTTACCACAATGCTTTGCATGTTGTTACTGTGCTGCATTACCTGCCGTTACCGTGCTGCTTTACTTGTCATTACCGTGCTGCTATACTTGTCGTTACCGTGCAGCTTTACCTGTTGTTACCGTGCTGCTTTACCTGTCCTTACCGTGCTGCTTTACCTGTCGTTACCGTGCTGCTTTACCTGTCTTTATCTTACTAGTTTACCTGTTGTTACCGTGCTGCTTTTCCTGTCGTTACCGTGCTGCTTTTCCTGTCGTTACCGTGCTGCTTTTCCTGTCGTTACCGTGCTGCTTTTCCTGTCGTTACCGTGCTGCTTTACCTGTCGTTACCGTGCTGCTTTTCCTGTCGTTACCGTGCTGCTTTACCTGTCGTTACCGTGCTGCTTTACCTGTCGTTACCGTGCTGCTTTTCCTGTCGTTACCGTGCTGCTTTACCTGTCGTTACCGTGCTGCTTTACCTGTCGTAACCTTGCTAATTTATCTGCTGTATCCATGCTGTTTTTGGCATTGCCGTGCTTTTACCTGCCATTACCGTGCTGTTTTACCTATCGTTACCACAATGCTTTGCATGTTGTTACTGTGCTGCATTACCTGTCGTTACCGTGCTGCTTTACTTGTCGTTACCGTGCTGCTATACTTGTCGTTACCGTGCAGCTTTACTTGTCGTTACCTTACTACTTTACCTGTCGTTACCGTGCTGCTTTACCTGTCTTTATCTTACTAGTTTACCTGTCGTTACCGTGCTGCTTTTCCTGTCGTTACCGTGCTGCTTTTCCTGTCGTTACCGTGCTGCTTTTCCTGTCGTTACCGTGCTGCTTTTCCTGTCGTTACCGTGCTGCTTTTCCTGTCGTTACCGTGCTGCTTTACCTGTCGTTACCGTGCTGCTTTACCTGTCGTTACCGTGCTGCTTTACCTGTCGTTACCGTGCTGCTTTACCTGTCGTTACCGTGCTGCTTTACCTGTCGTAACCTTGCTAATTTATCTGCTGTATCCATGCTGTTTTTGGCATTGCCGTGCTTTTACCTGCCATTACCGTGCTGTTTTACCTATCGTTACCACAATGCTTTGCATGTTGTTACTGTGCTGCATTACCTGTCATTACCGTGCTGCTTTACTTGTCGTTACCGTGCTGCTATACTTGTCGTTACCGTGCAGCTTTACTTGTCGTTACCTTACTACTTTACCTGTCGTTACCGTGCTGCTTTACCTGTCGTTACTGTGCTGCTTTACCTGTCGTTACCGTGCTGCTTTACCTGTCAAATCCGTTCTGCTTTACCAGTCGTATACATTCAGCGTTACCTGACATATCTGTGCTGCTGTATCTGTTGTAACCATGTGGCCATACCTGCCGATACCATACGGAGTTACCTGCCTTTACCATGCGGTTTTACCTGTCTTTACCATGTGAAGTTATTTGCCATTATCATGCGGTTTTACCTACCATTACTATGCGACTTTacctctgtcatttatttagtatgttctacaagatgctaactagaatctgattggttgctataggcaacatctccactttttcaaacccacagtttagtaaatataccccctagtgtctcATGTATCCTATCTATCCATAACTTTGTCATTTATATACCAAATGTAACAGTTTGATTCCTGCACATATTATCAAAAGAGGGCATACTAAAATAAAACCAATTATGCTGCTAATTAAAGTCCATTTCAAATAACATTTCAATTTCATTGTGCGTTAATCTGTCACATGTTATCCAGTTTAAGAGAACAATCAGCTGTAGCATAAATAGACATCTAGGGCAGTAAATTAGAGCATTTCATGCATGAAGTACGTGTCAGAGAGAATCAAGCCTCACCCAGTCTCTTTACCTTCACAGGATGATGGGAGAAGGTGAATATGTGGATGCCAGCGGGTTGCATTGGAAAGGATTATTTCACGATACAGCAGCACCAggactgaaattaaagttgaaaatgtaaattatatCATATTTGCAGTGGGCACAAACCCTTCAACCTTGTTATTCTTTGCAGCACTCCTTTTCATCAATAAAGTGGGACATACAGCCACATAGCCTCATAGATGCAGTGTGACTTAAAGTTGCTATCAGCCGATATTCATGAATTATATGAAGAAATCACACTGCAGACTGAGCAAGAATATGAGACTAATGcatattggtggcgctatataaataaaggatgatgatgatgatgataccacttACTGGTTCATATCTAGAAGTGTACAGTGTATCAATCAAACAGGCAGCTTAAAtccatatattaaaaaacaaataaatggaaCTCAGTGAAAGAGGTATCAATTCAGAATGAT encodes the following:
- the MORN2 gene encoding MORN repeat-containing protein 2 isoform X1, whose protein sequence is MESVNEESAPEVFQISLVFPNGDSYDGECRRSTTGVLERSGMGVNKSPNGVTYTGSWKCDRMNGMGKLEHPSGAVYEGEVTDNMFHGRGTYTFPDGARYIGNFTQNKMMGEGEYVDASGLHWKGLFHDTAAPGLKLKLKM
- the MORN2 gene encoding MORN repeat-containing protein 2 isoform X2 → MESVNEESDGECRRSTTGVLERSGMGVNKSPNGVTYTGSWKCDRMNGMGKLEHPSGAVYEGEVTDNMFHGRGTYTFPDGARYIGNFTQNKMMGEGEYVDASGLHWKGLFHDTAAPGLKLKLKM